One window of the Shewanella cyperi genome contains the following:
- a CDS encoding valine--tRNA ligase produces MEKTYNPQSIEQALYRVWEEKGYFKPHGDESQGNYCIMIPPPNVTGSLHMGHAFQDTIMDTLIRYQRMKGKNTLWQVGTDHAGIATQMLVERKLEAEEGKSRHDLGRDAFMDKVWEWKGQSGGTITSQLRRMGASVDWDRERFTMDEGLSAAVQEVFVRLYKDELIYRGKRLVNWDPKLHTAISDLEVENKEKAGHMWHFRYPLAGTELTADGKDYLVVATTRPETMLGDSAVAVHPEDERYASLIGKEIILPIVNRRIPIIADEYVDKEFGTGCVKITPAHDFNDYEVGKRHNLPMFNILTIDAAIRAVAEVLNSDGSHNSELDATLPERYAGLDRFKARDAVVAEFETLGLLEKIDPHALKVPYGDRSGVVIEPLLTDQWYVAVQKLAKPAIEAVENGDIKFVPQQYENMYFSWMRDIQDWCISRQLWWGHRIPAWYDEAGKVYVGRSEDEVRQNHNLGADVKLRQDDDVLDTWFSSALWTFSTLGWPEDTPELKTFHPTDVLVTGFDIIFFWVARMIMMTMYFIKDEDGKPQVPFKTVYVTGLIRDEQGNKMSKSKGNVLDPLDMIDGIDLESLVAKRTGNLMQPQLAAKIEKSTRKEFENGIEPHGTDALRFTLAAMASTGRDINWDMKRLDGYRSFCNKLWNASRYVLMNTEEQDCGPNSPNGKPGGEMKLSLADRWVIGKFQETVKSFDEHINAYRFDLAANTLYEFTWNQFCDWYLELTKPVLQSGSEAEQRGTRHTLVTVLEQLLRLMHPMMPYITETIWDRVKPLAGVEGETLMLMSFPEFDAAKVDAKAMADLEWVKQVIVAVRNIRAELNIAPSKPLSALLRGVSAEDKARIEANQAFFGTLAKLESMTILADGEAAPMATTQLIGEMELLIPMAGLIDVAAEMARIDKQLEKLSGEVARIEGKLSNEGFVAKAPAEVIEKERAKAADLKRDMDKLAEQKVELAKLEA; encoded by the coding sequence ATGGAAAAAACATACAATCCGCAGTCCATAGAACAGGCCCTCTACCGCGTTTGGGAAGAGAAAGGTTACTTCAAGCCACACGGTGACGAGTCCCAAGGCAACTATTGCATCATGATCCCGCCGCCGAACGTCACCGGCAGCCTGCACATGGGTCACGCCTTCCAGGACACCATAATGGACACCCTGATCCGCTATCAGCGCATGAAGGGTAAGAACACCCTGTGGCAGGTGGGCACGGATCACGCGGGTATCGCCACCCAGATGCTGGTTGAGCGCAAGTTGGAAGCCGAAGAAGGCAAGAGCCGCCACGATCTCGGCCGCGATGCCTTTATGGACAAGGTATGGGAGTGGAAAGGCCAATCCGGCGGCACCATCACCAGCCAGCTGCGCCGCATGGGCGCCTCGGTGGACTGGGACCGCGAACGTTTCACCATGGACGAAGGCCTGTCGGCCGCGGTGCAGGAAGTGTTCGTGCGCCTGTACAAGGATGAACTGATTTACCGCGGTAAGCGCCTGGTAAACTGGGATCCCAAGCTGCACACCGCCATTTCCGATCTGGAAGTGGAAAACAAGGAAAAAGCAGGCCACATGTGGCACTTCCGCTATCCGCTGGCCGGCACTGAGCTGACCGCCGATGGCAAAGACTACCTGGTAGTGGCCACCACCCGCCCCGAGACCATGCTCGGCGACAGCGCCGTGGCCGTACACCCGGAAGACGAGCGTTATGCCTCCCTGATTGGCAAGGAAATCATACTGCCGATCGTTAACCGCCGTATCCCCATCATTGCCGATGAATACGTCGACAAGGAATTCGGTACCGGCTGCGTGAAGATCACCCCGGCACACGACTTCAACGACTACGAAGTGGGCAAGCGTCACAACCTGCCCATGTTCAACATTCTCACCATAGATGCCGCCATCCGCGCCGTGGCCGAGGTGCTGAACAGCGACGGCAGCCACAACAGCGAGCTGGACGCTACCCTGCCCGAGCGTTATGCCGGTCTGGACCGCTTCAAGGCCCGCGATGCCGTGGTGGCCGAATTTGAAACCCTGGGCCTCTTGGAAAAAATCGACCCACACGCCCTCAAGGTGCCTTACGGCGACCGCTCCGGGGTGGTGATCGAGCCGCTGTTGACCGACCAATGGTATGTGGCGGTACAGAAGTTGGCCAAGCCCGCCATCGAAGCGGTGGAAAACGGCGACATCAAGTTCGTGCCCCAGCAGTACGAAAACATGTACTTCTCCTGGATGCGCGACATTCAGGACTGGTGTATCTCCCGTCAGCTGTGGTGGGGTCACCGTATTCCCGCCTGGTACGACGAAGCCGGTAAGGTGTACGTGGGCCGAAGCGAAGACGAAGTGCGCCAGAACCATAACCTCGGCGCCGACGTTAAGCTGCGCCAGGACGACGACGTGCTCGACACCTGGTTCTCCTCCGCCCTGTGGACCTTCTCTACCCTGGGTTGGCCGGAGGATACGCCAGAGCTCAAGACCTTCCACCCCACTGACGTGCTGGTGACCGGCTTTGACATCATCTTCTTCTGGGTTGCCCGGATGATCATGATGACCATGTACTTCATCAAGGATGAAGACGGTAAGCCCCAGGTGCCGTTCAAAACCGTGTACGTGACCGGTCTTATCCGCGACGAGCAGGGCAACAAGATGTCCAAGTCCAAGGGTAACGTACTGGACCCGCTGGACATGATCGACGGTATCGACCTTGAGTCCCTGGTGGCCAAGCGAACCGGCAACCTGATGCAGCCCCAGCTTGCCGCCAAGATTGAAAAGAGCACCCGCAAGGAATTCGAAAACGGCATTGAGCCACACGGCACAGACGCACTGCGCTTTACCCTGGCGGCCATGGCCTCCACCGGCCGTGACATCAACTGGGACATGAAGCGCCTCGACGGTTACCGCAGCTTCTGCAACAAGCTGTGGAACGCCTCCCGCTACGTGCTGATGAACACCGAAGAGCAGGATTGTGGCCCCAACTCTCCAAACGGAAAGCCGGGTGGCGAAATGAAACTGTCCCTGGCCGACCGCTGGGTCATCGGCAAGTTCCAGGAAACCGTCAAGAGCTTTGATGAGCACATCAATGCCTATCGCTTCGATCTGGCCGCCAACACACTTTACGAGTTCACCTGGAACCAGTTCTGTGACTGGTATCTGGAGCTGACCAAGCCTGTACTGCAAAGCGGCTCCGAGGCCGAGCAGCGCGGCACCCGTCACACCCTGGTGACTGTACTGGAGCAACTGCTGCGCCTGATGCACCCCATGATGCCGTACATCACGGAAACCATCTGGGATCGCGTCAAGCCGCTGGCCGGCGTTGAGGGTGAAACCCTGATGCTGATGTCCTTCCCCGAGTTCGATGCCGCCAAGGTGGATGCCAAGGCCATGGCTGATCTCGAGTGGGTCAAGCAGGTGATTGTGGCCGTGCGTAACATCCGCGCCGAACTCAACATAGCCCCAAGCAAGCCGCTGTCTGCACTGCTGCGCGGTGTGAGCGCGGAAGACAAAGCCCGCATCGAAGCCAACCAGGCCTTCTTCGGGACGCTTGCCAAGCTGGAAAGCATGACCATACTGGCCGACGGCGAAGCCGCCCCCATGGCCACCACTCAGCTGATTGGTGAAATGGAGCTGCTGATCCCCATGGCCGGTCTTATCGACGTGGCCGCCGAAATGGCCCGTATCGACAAGCAGCTGGAGAAACTGTCCGGCGAAGTGGCCCGTATCGAAGGTAAGCTGTCCAATGAAGGCTTTGTGGCCAAGGCCCCTGCGGAAGTGATTGAGAAAGAGCGCGCCAAGGCCGCCGATCTCAAGCGCGATATGGACAAGCTGGCCGAGCAGAAGGTCGAGCTGGCCAAGCTGGAAGCCTGA
- a CDS encoding GGDEF domain-containing protein has translation MLLIWILQCGGNLAVAEDWQSRLKTADKIRSSDPKEFSRQLSDIRAHKEQLSPTEQDYFEHLQAYELIFKGDFPTALAIYEKLAKNSVNTEIKFRSQLSLINVYAIQHRWNEGLAALDNALTLLPSIKNEQLKESGLGVAGIFYNQLGQYDLGLEYSAQLANVSKDKRNQCIAAQLRFESLIMLEPSEDYRQQYQQAARTCYVAREKVLKNVITHNYAKHLLETKAQPQAARKLLEDNFEEVKEGHYAPIIAIFQSLLATAHWQLGEAEQAFTLAQGVVNDASYANTMEAQTLALKVLYDYYLKQGDSAQALNSYVKYAAADKASLDEVTTKTLAFQLARHQSLEQQNKLKLLDQQNSLLRVQQHLARTETFNNHLLIALLFCAALGLGAWGWHSWQNQQRLRRLAEYDSLTGLLSRGHFIQVARAAVSYAQTLGAPISCIMLDVDQFKRINDTQGHAIGDWALQTVARVCRDTCREHDVIGRIGGEEICFLLPECSEDNAAQLAESLRRALAEIDTGSSGHEFNLSASFGVSSSAVSGYRLQALMQNADRAMYQAKQDGRNRVSTHQKMAQALES, from the coding sequence TTGTTGCTCATCTGGATACTCCAGTGTGGCGGCAATCTTGCCGTGGCCGAAGATTGGCAGTCACGACTCAAGACTGCCGATAAGATCCGCTCCAGCGATCCCAAAGAATTCAGCAGGCAACTGAGTGACATCCGCGCCCATAAAGAGCAGCTTTCCCCTACCGAACAGGACTACTTTGAGCACCTGCAAGCCTACGAACTGATCTTCAAGGGCGACTTTCCAACGGCCCTGGCCATATATGAAAAACTGGCGAAAAACTCAGTCAATACAGAGATTAAATTTCGATCACAACTTTCCCTTATTAACGTCTATGCCATACAGCATCGCTGGAATGAAGGACTCGCGGCCTTAGATAATGCCCTGACGCTATTGCCCTCCATCAAAAATGAACAGCTAAAGGAGTCTGGCTTAGGGGTCGCGGGTATCTTTTACAACCAGCTTGGTCAATATGACCTGGGCCTGGAATACAGCGCCCAGTTGGCGAACGTCTCTAAAGATAAACGTAATCAATGCATAGCAGCCCAGTTAAGATTTGAATCCTTAATCATGCTGGAGCCAAGCGAGGATTACCGGCAACAATATCAACAGGCCGCCCGTACATGCTATGTGGCAAGAGAAAAGGTCTTAAAGAACGTGATAACACACAATTACGCCAAACACTTACTGGAGACCAAGGCGCAACCGCAGGCGGCGAGAAAGCTGCTGGAAGATAATTTTGAGGAAGTGAAGGAAGGCCACTATGCGCCCATTATCGCCATATTTCAAAGCCTGTTGGCCACGGCGCATTGGCAGCTTGGCGAAGCGGAGCAGGCCTTTACCCTGGCACAGGGTGTCGTCAATGACGCCTCATACGCCAACACCATGGAAGCCCAGACCCTGGCCCTGAAAGTGCTGTATGACTACTACCTCAAGCAAGGCGACAGCGCCCAAGCCCTGAACTCCTACGTCAAATATGCAGCGGCCGACAAGGCTTCTCTGGATGAAGTCACAACCAAGACCCTGGCCTTTCAGTTGGCGCGGCATCAAAGCCTGGAGCAGCAGAACAAACTCAAGCTGCTGGATCAGCAGAACAGTCTGCTGCGGGTGCAGCAGCATCTTGCCAGGACAGAAACCTTCAACAATCACCTGTTGATAGCCCTGCTCTTTTGCGCTGCGCTGGGCCTCGGCGCTTGGGGCTGGCATTCCTGGCAGAATCAGCAACGTCTGCGCCGATTGGCCGAGTATGACAGCCTCACCGGCCTGCTCAGTCGCGGCCACTTTATCCAGGTGGCTAGGGCGGCGGTATCCTATGCCCAAACGCTGGGAGCGCCAATCAGCTGTATCATGCTCGACGTGGATCAATTCAAGCGCATTAACGATACACAAGGCCATGCCATTGGCGACTGGGCGCTGCAGACAGTCGCCCGGGTTTGCCGCGACACCTGCCGTGAACACGATGTCATAGGCCGCATCGGTGGCGAGGAAATCTGTTTCTTGCTGCCAGAGTGCAGCGAGGACAATGCCGCCCAACTGGCCGAGTCCCTGCGCCGGGCTCTTGCAGAGATAGACACAGGCAGCAGCGGCCACGAATTCAACCTCAGCGCCAGCTTTGGTGTCAGCAGTTCGGCAGTTTCGGGCTATCGGCTTCAAGCACTGATGCAAAATGCCGATCGCGCCATGTATCAGGCCAAACAAGATGGCCGCAATCGGGTTAGTACCCATCAAAAAATGGCTCAAGCACTGGAGTCATGA
- a CDS encoding pepsin-like aspartic protease produces the protein MTDTLQNNSASSEQSAQANTRVLALPLTNVLAEGGYSAAVRLGSQQTKVNLIIDTGSSTLVVHENRYQPKDDKDLSATMLAQEVCYGQGGWLGPVIHTRFETLDAGLEAMPLALVHAEAEHSFLDCDGIWGMAYHSLNRGYNMESYLTEHGADPRLTFPWPFPESGHPLFQTELNDFKQLLSGMPEQDVPTAFTQMEQQGVVSNRFAFIARRSSIHYTKTDMSREQLALDPLNQGWLILGGDERLSQHFEGDFTDLKLVHDRYYNVNLLGLSLVLHGKPVSGFEAISVPSAVEAGLSRGSSNAILDTGASLLALPAQAFNEVIAGFKQTVPNAEALLEPFLGDMTQIKQAQAEGIDMQQLDLSQWPTLQFHFEGVDSPSESVSASIKESVNVGESTPKAILCCPPHCYWQLNSPAPGRAVFKLMGQLPNWPAQSILGLPLLSAYFVLFQRDKGEFGQVRFAKPKVTP, from the coding sequence ATGACGGACACGCTTCAAAACAATAGTGCTTCTTCCGAGCAGTCGGCACAGGCCAACACCCGGGTGCTTGCCCTGCCGCTGACCAATGTGCTGGCCGAGGGCGGCTACAGCGCCGCCGTGCGCCTTGGCAGTCAGCAGACCAAGGTGAATCTCATCATAGACACGGGCAGCTCTACCCTGGTGGTGCACGAAAACCGCTATCAACCCAAGGACGACAAAGACTTGAGCGCCACGATGCTGGCCCAGGAGGTTTGCTACGGTCAGGGCGGTTGGCTGGGGCCGGTTATCCATACCCGCTTTGAGACCCTGGACGCCGGGCTTGAGGCCATGCCGCTGGCCCTGGTGCATGCCGAAGCCGAGCACAGCTTCCTCGATTGTGACGGTATCTGGGGCATGGCCTATCACAGTCTCAACCGTGGCTATAACATGGAGTCGTACCTGACAGAGCACGGCGCCGATCCCAGGCTCACCTTTCCCTGGCCCTTTCCGGAAAGCGGGCATCCGCTCTTCCAAACCGAGCTTAATGACTTCAAACAGTTGCTGAGCGGCATGCCGGAGCAGGATGTTCCCACCGCCTTTACCCAGATGGAGCAACAGGGCGTGGTAAGCAATCGCTTCGCCTTTATCGCCCGCCGCTCAAGCATTCACTATACAAAAACCGACATGAGCCGCGAACAATTGGCCCTGGACCCACTTAACCAGGGCTGGCTTATCCTTGGCGGCGATGAACGCCTGAGCCAGCACTTCGAGGGCGACTTCACCGACCTCAAACTTGTCCACGACAGGTATTACAACGTCAATCTGCTGGGGCTCAGCCTGGTATTGCACGGCAAGCCGGTGTCCGGGTTCGAGGCCATCAGCGTACCGAGCGCAGTAGAAGCGGGGCTCAGCCGCGGCTCCAGCAACGCCATACTCGACACAGGCGCTTCCCTGCTGGCGCTGCCGGCCCAGGCCTTCAACGAAGTCATTGCCGGTTTCAAGCAGACCGTGCCCAATGCCGAAGCGCTGCTGGAGCCTTTTCTCGGCGACATGACGCAGATAAAGCAAGCCCAGGCCGAGGGCATTGACATGCAACAGCTGGATCTCAGCCAATGGCCGACGCTGCAATTTCATTTTGAGGGCGTCGACAGCCCAAGCGAAAGCGTTAGCGCGAGCATTAAAGAAAGCGTCAATGTAGGTGAAAGCACGCCCAAGGCAATTCTATGCTGTCCGCCCCACTGCTACTGGCAGCTCAACAGCCCCGCCCCCGGCCGTGCCGTGTTTAAACTGATGGGCCAGCTGCCAAACTGGCCCGCCCAAAGCATACTGGGTTTGCCGCTGCTGAGCGCCTACTTTGTGCTGTTCCAGCGCGATAAGGGTGAATTCGGTCAGGTGCGCTTTGCCAAGCCCAAGGTGACACCATGA
- a CDS encoding GNAT family N-acetyltransferase, protein MSTLTSTRLSLRPMDETDETLFMELFCSDNIMANIGASFGEDRAKRAFAKTLKVSRTEGSETKCWTIFIKHEPQALGIISFSALGKSLGADIGIMLSRHAQGKLVADEAVVLLAQHGFNSMGLAHIRAEFMASNLATKRITRKLKFTEPQPLADKEGWQQCFLYPRLAN, encoded by the coding sequence ATGAGTACTTTGACCTCAACCAGGCTCAGCCTCAGGCCCATGGATGAGACGGACGAAACCTTGTTCATGGAGCTGTTCTGCTCGGATAACATCATGGCCAACATAGGTGCCAGTTTTGGCGAGGACAGGGCCAAAAGAGCCTTTGCCAAGACCTTGAAGGTCAGCAGAACTGAAGGTTCCGAAACCAAGTGCTGGACCATTTTCATTAAGCATGAGCCACAGGCGCTTGGCATTATCTCCTTTTCTGCACTGGGCAAGTCTTTGGGGGCTGACATTGGCATCATGCTCAGTCGCCATGCCCAAGGAAAGCTCGTCGCCGATGAGGCTGTGGTCTTACTGGCACAACATGGATTTAACAGCATGGGGCTGGCACACATCAGGGCGGAATTTATGGCTAGCAATCTGGCTACAAAACGTATTACCCGCAAGCTGAAGTTTACCGAGCCGCAGCCGCTGGCCGACAAAGAAGGTTGGCAACAGTGCTTTCTATACCCTCGATTAGCCAATTAA